One Sanguibacter sp. HDW7 DNA window includes the following coding sequences:
- a CDS encoding ATP-dependent DNA helicase RecG produces MNDLAVPADASGLDALLERVLGKPTAKGLATLGLATVGDLLRHYPRRYVEPGERTSIADLEVGAHVTVVAQVERATVRTMRARSGAILAVVVSDGVNSLDLSFFARHAGALRPHESRLVPGRLAQFSGTVSEYRGTLQLTHPDYEVIEDVEGLDEMPPTPIYPATAQMPSWKTARAVHAVLPALVDGLPEPVPVEVRARRGLMPLPEAIRTVHAPAKVADAYRARRTLRFEEALVLQTELARRRHAALVLSATPRPRPEGPSLVADLDARLPFDLTAGQVAVGEEIAADLARAHPMQRLLQGDVGSGKTLVALRAMLQVVDAGGQAVLLAPTEVLAQQHHRTLTALLGPLAEAGMLGDLGPDGAERATRVALLTGSLGAAATREALLDAASGRAGIVVGTHALLSERVQFADLGLVVVDEQHRFGVEQRDALRSRGDDVPHMLVMTATPIPRTVAMTVFGDLEVSTLTEVPAGRAGITSHVVWADRPAWVQRVWQVVHDHVAAGERVFVVCPRITGDDASSSDDADLLDDLAAQLGGAAPGGSAHGDSPQGAGGPTPPARRAVEDVVRELEAMPVLGGAAVGTLHGRMASEDRDRAMAAFLEGRTQILVATTVIEVGVDVPLATVMVILDADVFGISQLHQLRGRVGRGTLPGTCFLVTRAEEGSDAAERLTHLAGTTDGFELALLDLSVRREGDVLGASQSGGASSLRLLRVVKDADLIAEAREEATDLVAADPTLAEFPALAAAVEARLRDVETAFLDRG; encoded by the coding sequence GTGAACGACCTCGCGGTGCCCGCCGACGCCTCGGGGCTCGACGCGCTGCTCGAGCGCGTCCTCGGCAAACCGACGGCCAAGGGGCTCGCGACCCTCGGCCTCGCGACCGTCGGCGACCTGCTGCGCCACTACCCGCGCCGCTACGTCGAGCCGGGGGAGCGCACGAGCATCGCTGACCTCGAGGTCGGTGCGCACGTCACCGTCGTCGCACAGGTCGAGCGCGCGACCGTCCGCACCATGCGGGCGCGCTCGGGGGCGATCCTCGCCGTCGTCGTCTCGGACGGCGTCAACAGCCTCGACCTGTCGTTCTTCGCGCGGCACGCGGGCGCGCTGCGCCCGCACGAGTCGCGGCTCGTGCCGGGCCGTCTCGCGCAGTTCTCGGGCACCGTGAGCGAGTACCGCGGCACCCTGCAGCTCACGCACCCCGACTACGAGGTCATCGAGGACGTCGAGGGGCTCGACGAGATGCCGCCGACGCCCATCTACCCGGCGACCGCCCAGATGCCCTCGTGGAAGACGGCCCGCGCCGTGCACGCGGTCCTGCCCGCGCTCGTCGACGGCCTGCCCGAGCCCGTGCCCGTCGAGGTCCGCGCGCGCCGCGGTCTCATGCCCCTGCCCGAGGCGATCCGCACCGTGCACGCGCCCGCGAAGGTCGCCGACGCCTACCGGGCGCGCCGCACGCTGCGCTTCGAGGAGGCGCTCGTCCTGCAGACCGAGCTCGCACGTCGCCGGCACGCCGCGCTCGTGCTCTCCGCGACGCCGCGCCCGCGGCCCGAGGGCCCCTCGCTCGTCGCCGACCTCGACGCGCGTCTGCCCTTCGACCTCACCGCAGGCCAGGTCGCCGTCGGTGAGGAGATCGCCGCCGACCTCGCGCGCGCCCACCCCATGCAGCGGCTCCTGCAGGGCGACGTCGGCTCGGGCAAGACGCTCGTCGCGCTGCGCGCGATGCTCCAGGTCGTCGACGCCGGCGGCCAGGCCGTCCTGCTCGCGCCCACCGAGGTCCTCGCGCAGCAGCACCACCGCACGCTCACGGCGCTGCTCGGCCCGCTCGCCGAGGCCGGGATGCTCGGCGACCTCGGCCCGGACGGCGCCGAGCGCGCGACGCGCGTCGCGCTGCTCACGGGCTCCCTCGGCGCTGCCGCGACGCGCGAGGCGCTCCTCGACGCCGCGAGCGGCCGTGCGGGCATAGTCGTCGGCACCCACGCGCTGCTCTCCGAGAGGGTCCAGTTCGCCGACCTCGGTCTCGTCGTCGTCGACGAGCAGCACCGCTTCGGCGTCGAGCAGCGCGACGCGCTGCGCAGCCGGGGCGACGACGTTCCGCACATGCTCGTCATGACCGCGACCCCCATCCCACGCACGGTCGCGATGACCGTCTTCGGGGACCTCGAGGTCTCGACGCTCACCGAGGTGCCCGCGGGGCGCGCCGGCATCACGTCGCACGTCGTGTGGGCCGACCGGCCAGCCTGGGTGCAGCGCGTCTGGCAGGTCGTGCACGACCACGTCGCCGCAGGCGAGCGCGTGTTCGTCGTGTGCCCGCGCATCACGGGCGACGACGCGTCGTCCTCCGACGACGCCGACCTGCTCGACGACCTCGCCGCGCAGCTCGGCGGCGCCGCGCCCGGTGGTTCCGCGCACGGCGATTCCCCGCAGGGCGCGGGCGGGCCGACGCCTCCCGCGCGCCGCGCCGTCGAGGACGTCGTCCGCGAGCTCGAGGCCATGCCCGTCCTCGGCGGCGCCGCCGTCGGCACGCTCCACGGCCGCATGGCGTCGGAGGACCGCGACCGCGCGATGGCCGCGTTCCTCGAGGGACGCACGCAGATCCTCGTCGCGACGACCGTCATCGAGGTCGGCGTCGACGTTCCGCTCGCGACCGTCATGGTCATCCTCGACGCGGACGTCTTCGGCATCTCCCAGCTCCATCAGCTCCGCGGACGCGTCGGCCGCGGCACCCTGCCCGGCACGTGCTTCCTCGTGACGCGCGCCGAGGAGGGCTCGGACGCCGCCGAGCGGCTCACGCACCTCGCGGGCACGACCGACGGCTTCGAGCTCGCGCTGCTCGACCTCTCGGTGCGCCGCGAGGGCGACGTGCTCGGAGCGTCGCAGTCGGGCGGAGCCAGCTCGTTGCGGCTCCTGCGCGTCGTCAAGGACGCCGACCTCATCGCGGAGGCCCGCGAGGAGGCGACCGACCTCGTCGCCGCCGACCCGACGCTCGCCGAGTTCCCCGCGCTCGCGGCCGCGGTCGAGGCGCGCCTGCGCGACGTCGAGACGGCGTTCCTCGACCGCGGCTGA
- the rsmD gene encoding 16S rRNA (guanine(966)-N(2))-methyltransferase RsmD, which produces MTRIVAGRAGGRSLKVPPKGTRPTSDRVREAMFSRLEHYDVVDGARVLDLFAGSGALGLEAASRGAAAVVLVDASRQAADVCRANAAATGLTDIVTVVADRAERVVAHPPARPWDLVLLDPPYDLPEATVDALLEALAVDGALAPGAVVVVERSKRTSPPTWPAGWSEVAHKDYGETSVWYGGPDSEDAPA; this is translated from the coding sequence GTGACTCGGATCGTGGCCGGACGTGCCGGCGGACGCAGCCTCAAGGTGCCGCCCAAGGGCACGCGCCCGACGAGCGACCGGGTGCGCGAGGCCATGTTCTCGCGCCTCGAGCACTACGACGTCGTCGACGGGGCGCGCGTCCTCGACCTCTTCGCGGGCTCGGGCGCGCTCGGGCTCGAGGCCGCGAGCCGTGGCGCTGCGGCGGTGGTCCTCGTCGACGCATCGCGCCAGGCAGCCGACGTCTGCCGCGCGAACGCTGCGGCGACCGGCCTCACGGACATCGTCACGGTGGTCGCCGACCGCGCCGAGCGCGTCGTCGCGCACCCGCCCGCGCGGCCGTGGGACCTCGTCCTTCTCGACCCGCCGTACGACCTGCCCGAGGCGACCGTCGACGCGCTCCTCGAGGCGCTCGCCGTCGACGGGGCGCTCGCGCCCGGCGCCGTCGTCGTCGTGGAGCGGTCGAAGCGTACGTCGCCGCCCACGTGGCCCGCGGGCTGGAGCGAGGTCGCGCACAAGGACTACGGCGAGACGAGCGTCTGGTACGGCGGCCCCGACAGCGAGGACGCACCCGCCTGA
- a CDS encoding DUF177 domain-containing protein, with protein MDHRTPDPRDPFVLDVHDLGRSPGSMRTFEATLEAPAGFGTDIVTVPQGSSVHLDLRLEAVMEGVYVSGLVTADAVGECARCLTELEIDVDVDVAELFVYPERAAAAAEEQAEDENPDEVYLVDNELIDLEPPLRDAVVMALPFSPLCRPGCKGLCSECGADLNEPENADHSHEILDPRWKALAALGGDADDAADGSAR; from the coding sequence GTGGACCACCGCACGCCCGACCCTCGCGACCCCTTCGTCCTCGACGTGCACGACCTGGGGCGCTCGCCGGGCTCGATGCGCACGTTCGAGGCGACGCTCGAGGCCCCGGCCGGTTTCGGCACCGACATCGTCACGGTCCCGCAGGGCTCGTCGGTCCACCTCGACCTGCGTCTCGAGGCCGTCATGGAGGGCGTCTACGTCTCCGGCCTCGTCACGGCGGACGCCGTCGGCGAGTGCGCGCGCTGCCTCACCGAGCTCGAGATCGACGTGGACGTCGACGTCGCCGAGCTCTTCGTCTACCCCGAGCGTGCTGCCGCGGCCGCGGAGGAGCAGGCGGAGGACGAGAACCCCGACGAGGTCTACCTCGTCGACAACGAGCTCATCGACCTCGAGCCGCCGCTGCGCGACGCCGTCGTCATGGCGCTTCCGTTCTCGCCCCTGTGCCGTCCCGGCTGCAAGGGTCTGTGCTCCGAGTGCGGGGCCGACCTCAACGAGCCTGAGAATGCCGATCACTCCCACGAGATCCTCGACCCCCGCTGGAAGGCGCTCGCGGCCCTCGGCGGTGATGCCGACGACGCTGCCGACGGGAGCGCGCGATGA
- a CDS encoding DUF6434 domain-containing protein, producing MADSRRPDLSPALSGAELARWYWLAEELAGLARTLGVRTGGGKQVLTRRLAAALDGVPFDEPAPARAPGGRQLAGTLTAATVIPAGQRCSQLVRAWFAEHLGAPFSFDASMRDFFARADGTTTLGDALAHFHATRGLGPQEIGEQFELNRFTRAWHAQHPDGSRADLLRAWEAYRATPVDERERA from the coding sequence ATGGCTGACTCCCGACGCCCCGATCTCTCCCCCGCGCTCAGCGGGGCCGAGCTCGCGCGCTGGTACTGGCTCGCGGAAGAGCTCGCGGGGCTCGCGCGCACGCTCGGCGTGCGCACGGGCGGCGGCAAGCAGGTGCTCACGCGGCGCCTCGCGGCGGCGCTCGACGGCGTGCCGTTCGACGAGCCCGCTCCTGCGCGCGCGCCGGGCGGACGCCAGCTGGCCGGCACGCTCACCGCGGCGACGGTCATCCCGGCCGGGCAACGCTGCAGCCAGCTGGTCCGCGCGTGGTTCGCGGAGCATCTCGGCGCCCCGTTCAGCTTCGACGCGTCGATGCGCGACTTCTTCGCGCGCGCCGACGGCACGACGACCCTCGGCGACGCCCTCGCGCACTTCCACGCGACGCGAGGCCTCGGCCCGCAGGAGATCGGCGAGCAGTTCGAGCTCAACCGGTTCACGCGCGCCTGGCACGCGCAGCACCCTGACGGCTCACGCGCAGACCTGCTCCGCGCGTGGGAGGCCTACCGCGCGACGCCCGTCGACGAGCGCGAGCGGGCCTGA
- the rnc gene encoding ribonuclease III: MSAAESTLSPADLLEQLGVDVDPELLVLALTHRSFAHEAGGIPTNERLEFLGDSVLGIIVTESLFRRHSTQPEGELAKMRSATVSQRALAEVARTLDLGRYILLGKGERRTGGREKDSILSDTVEAIIGAVYLTHGLERTRRFVHTLVDPLLDAAAGLGAGLDWKTSLQEASAEAGLGAPRYESDSEGPDHARVFTSRVLLAGVVRGTGRGTAKKHAEQIAAEEAYVWIDQQRVAAAEPSEPAASA; encoded by the coding sequence ATGAGCGCGGCCGAGAGCACGCTCTCGCCCGCGGACCTGCTCGAGCAGCTCGGCGTCGACGTCGACCCGGAGCTTCTCGTCCTGGCGCTCACGCACCGCAGCTTTGCGCACGAGGCCGGCGGCATCCCGACGAACGAGCGCCTCGAGTTCCTCGGCGACTCGGTGCTCGGCATCATCGTCACGGAGTCGCTCTTCCGTCGGCACAGCACGCAGCCCGAGGGCGAGCTTGCGAAGATGCGGTCGGCGACCGTCTCTCAGCGTGCGCTCGCGGAGGTCGCTCGGACGCTCGACCTCGGCCGGTACATCCTGCTCGGCAAGGGGGAACGGCGCACGGGCGGTCGTGAGAAGGACTCGATCCTCTCCGACACGGTCGAGGCGATCATCGGCGCCGTCTACCTCACCCACGGGCTCGAGCGCACGCGCCGCTTCGTGCACACGCTCGTCGACCCGCTGCTCGACGCGGCCGCGGGCCTCGGTGCCGGTCTCGACTGGAAGACGAGCCTCCAGGAGGCGTCGGCGGAGGCCGGGCTGGGTGCGCCGCGCTACGAGTCGGACTCCGAGGGGCCGGACCATGCGCGTGTCTTCACGTCGCGCGTCCTGCTCGCCGGCGTCGTGCGCGGCACAGGCCGGGGGACCGCGAAGAAGCACGCGGAGCAGATCGCGGCCGAGGAGGCCTACGTCTGGATCGACCAGCAGCGTGTGGCCGCGGCCGAGCCGTCGGAGCCCGCAGCGAGTGCCTGA
- a CDS encoding ATP synthase F0 subunit B: MTEQHPTEDEALSLPALVDELDTLITHARAMPMSASVLVNRAEALGLVDELRAAMPGQLDRADEVLSDADRVLADAEEQAERVIAAARTRAAQLVAEEQVVVQSRAEAARIVEEAHAQADTLRREADDYCDRRLAEFEIDLGKLVLQVQAGRAKLAERLDDGASPSSD, encoded by the coding sequence ATGACCGAGCAGCACCCCACCGAGGACGAGGCGCTCAGCCTCCCCGCGCTCGTCGACGAGCTCGACACGCTCATCACGCACGCGCGTGCCATGCCGATGTCCGCGTCCGTGCTCGTCAACCGTGCCGAGGCGCTCGGTCTCGTCGACGAGCTGCGTGCCGCGATGCCCGGGCAGCTCGACCGCGCCGACGAGGTTCTCTCGGACGCCGATCGCGTGCTCGCGGACGCCGAGGAGCAGGCTGAGCGCGTCATCGCGGCCGCCCGCACGCGTGCCGCACAGCTCGTCGCGGAGGAGCAGGTCGTCGTCCAGTCGCGCGCCGAGGCCGCACGCATCGTCGAGGAGGCGCACGCGCAGGCGGACACGCTGCGGCGGGAGGCCGACGACTACTGCGACCGGCGGCTCGCGGAGTTCGAGATCGACCTCGGCAAGCTCGTCCTCCAGGTCCAGGCCGGTCGCGCGAAGCTGGCCGAGCGGCTTGATGACGGCGCGTCGCCCTCGAGCGACTAG
- a CDS encoding HXXEE domain-containing protein produces MPRNGPSALLLAWALHDVEEAMAFPVACERAADATGVEHLRTDHRQSWIAVGLMGVLVAAACRAGAAHGGGSRVYRAVVAGLGAHVVTHVGASAAQRAYTPGIVTALPIMLPGAAVARRELAREGTPLCPADYVRGAALLVPAALACHILARLVPASRRRPAAADVRRWR; encoded by the coding sequence ATGCCACGGAACGGACCTTCTGCACTCCTGCTCGCGTGGGCGTTGCACGACGTCGAGGAGGCCATGGCGTTCCCCGTGGCGTGCGAGCGCGCCGCGGACGCCACGGGTGTCGAGCACCTGCGGACGGACCACCGGCAGTCGTGGATCGCCGTCGGGCTCATGGGCGTGCTCGTCGCGGCCGCGTGCCGGGCGGGCGCTGCGCACGGAGGTGGCTCGCGCGTCTACCGCGCGGTCGTCGCGGGCCTCGGGGCGCACGTCGTCACCCATGTCGGAGCGTCCGCGGCACAGCGCGCGTACACGCCGGGCATCGTCACCGCGCTTCCGATCATGCTCCCGGGCGCGGCTGTCGCGCGCCGCGAGCTCGCGCGCGAGGGCACGCCGCTGTGCCCGGCCGACTACGTGCGCGGCGCGGCGCTCCTCGTTCCCGCGGCTCTCGCGTGCCACATCCTCGCGCGGCTCGTCCCGGCATCGCGACGACGCCCGGCGGCCGCCGATGTCCGACGCTGGCGCTAG
- a CDS encoding DAK2 domain-containing protein gives MEPHLDAAAVRRWADLAVAALEGARERIDAANVFPVADSDTGTNMLLTLAAARRAVDDAEDDAVGALHDLARGALLAARGNSGIILSELLRGLAVGAERAVVAARSGAGSDGRSGARGLALALRTGADAARAAVARPAPGTMLTAADAAADAAERAVAAGAGTADAATEAVAGARLAVLGSPDELDVLAHHGVLDAGAFGLTLVLAALRDALAVPGEGRASADLPGVDLPEDLAAASGRRPTDVPHPGHGVTAGEPDGAFEVMYVVEADADGGDLADGLRARLRAVGESVVVVGGDGVWQAHVHTDAPSDALGAAEGAGLRQVCVRSLLVPPGDVGVVAGVRSPGLLADAAGTGAVVLARTDRPWTPSELVRVLEDTGRDRIVTVLRSDSVATLRRSLHRMPGVSVEAVVVPDDLHVVAALTAREESLGRHGDEDRALEDMRAAVASLRWCDLDVRTDDVTAGLASLGEAGDVGLAMVLVGGDVPQETLMTCRTHLGSTLGLDVTELFSGRHDAVLRVGLL, from the coding sequence GTGGAACCCCACCTCGACGCTGCCGCGGTCCGTCGTTGGGCCGATCTCGCGGTCGCGGCCCTCGAGGGCGCGCGGGAGCGGATCGACGCGGCCAACGTCTTCCCCGTCGCGGACTCGGACACGGGCACGAACATGCTGCTCACGCTCGCCGCCGCGCGGCGCGCGGTCGACGACGCGGAGGACGACGCCGTCGGCGCGCTCCACGACCTCGCGCGCGGGGCCCTGCTCGCGGCGCGCGGCAACTCCGGGATCATCCTCTCCGAGCTGCTCCGCGGGCTCGCGGTCGGTGCCGAGCGCGCCGTGGTCGCGGCGCGGTCCGGCGCGGGCAGTGACGGCAGATCAGGAGCCCGCGGCCTCGCGCTCGCTCTGCGGACCGGTGCCGACGCCGCGCGCGCCGCGGTCGCCCGCCCGGCACCGGGCACGATGCTCACGGCGGCCGACGCCGCGGCCGACGCCGCCGAGCGCGCGGTCGCCGCGGGAGCCGGCACGGCCGATGCCGCCACCGAGGCCGTCGCGGGTGCACGGCTCGCGGTGCTCGGCTCGCCCGACGAGCTCGACGTCCTCGCGCACCACGGCGTGCTCGACGCGGGGGCCTTCGGTCTCACGCTCGTCCTCGCGGCGCTGCGCGACGCGCTCGCCGTCCCGGGCGAGGGGCGCGCCTCCGCCGACCTGCCGGGGGTCGACCTCCCCGAGGATCTCGCCGCCGCCAGTGGCCGGCGCCCGACGGACGTCCCGCACCCGGGCCACGGCGTCACGGCGGGGGAGCCCGACGGTGCGTTCGAGGTCATGTACGTGGTCGAGGCCGACGCGGACGGCGGCGACCTCGCCGACGGGCTGCGCGCCCGCCTGCGCGCCGTCGGGGAGTCGGTCGTCGTCGTCGGCGGGGACGGCGTGTGGCAGGCCCACGTCCACACGGACGCCCCGTCGGACGCGCTCGGCGCCGCCGAGGGCGCGGGGCTGCGGCAGGTGTGCGTGCGCTCGCTCCTCGTGCCACCGGGCGACGTCGGCGTCGTCGCGGGCGTGCGCAGTCCTGGCCTGCTCGCTGACGCCGCCGGCACGGGAGCCGTCGTCCTCGCCCGCACCGACAGGCCGTGGACGCCCTCGGAACTCGTCCGCGTCCTCGAGGACACGGGCCGCGACCGCATCGTCACCGTCCTGCGGTCGGACTCGGTCGCGACCCTGCGCCGCTCGCTGCACCGCATGCCCGGCGTGAGCGTCGAGGCCGTCGTCGTGCCCGACGACCTCCACGTCGTCGCCGCGCTCACGGCGCGCGAGGAGTCGCTCGGCCGCCACGGCGACGAGGACCGTGCGCTCGAGGACATGCGCGCCGCGGTCGCGTCGCTGCGCTGGTGCGACCTCGACGTCCGCACGGACGACGTCACCGCGGGGCTCGCGAGCCTCGGCGAGGCCGGCGACGTCGGGCTCGCGATGGTCCTCGTCGGCGGCGACGTCCCGCAGGAGACCCTCATGACGTGCCGCACGCACCTCGGGAGCACGCTCGGCCTCGACGTCACCGAGCTCTTCTCGGGCCGCCACGACGCCGTCCTGCGCGTGGGCCTCCTGTGA
- a CDS encoding DUF1345 domain-containing protein codes for MPRIRRSRDIPLRFDDGFRGAVSMLVAAPLAVAAAVVVVHDAGGLGPALAWMCGAFTVFFGVYIVWTHLLHDRADAQRVERIAAVQHRRGASALSRMLGLRSAEEWGVSAAATALVISIAAAIVGARDGGLLLPVLVLVTVAMTWASVVYAFALRYLRLHAAGETIDFGLDEPPGFSEFLSMAVMVSAVGALSGGTPRTRAGLTAVRVQTIVAFAFNALVVAMAVSLMTGLVTGA; via the coding sequence ATGCCCCGCATCCGCCGCTCTCGTGACATACCGCTGCGCTTCGACGACGGGTTCCGCGGGGCAGTGTCGATGCTGGTCGCGGCGCCGCTCGCTGTCGCTGCGGCCGTCGTCGTGGTGCACGACGCCGGTGGGCTCGGGCCCGCTCTCGCGTGGATGTGCGGGGCGTTCACGGTGTTCTTCGGCGTGTACATCGTCTGGACGCACCTGCTGCACGACCGCGCCGACGCGCAGCGCGTCGAGCGGATCGCAGCGGTGCAGCACCGGCGCGGCGCGAGCGCCCTCTCCCGGATGCTCGGGCTTCGCTCCGCGGAGGAGTGGGGCGTGTCGGCCGCGGCCACGGCGCTCGTCATCTCGATCGCTGCGGCCATCGTCGGCGCACGCGACGGCGGCCTGCTGCTTCCCGTGCTCGTGCTCGTCACCGTCGCGATGACGTGGGCATCGGTCGTCTATGCGTTCGCGCTGCGCTACCTGCGGCTGCACGCCGCGGGCGAGACGATCGACTTCGGGCTCGACGAGCCGCCGGGGTTCAGCGAGTTCCTCTCGATGGCCGTCATGGTCTCGGCCGTCGGCGCGCTCTCGGGCGGCACGCCCCGCACGCGCGCCGGCCTCACGGCGGTACGGGTGCAGACGATCGTCGCGTTCGCGTTCAACGCGCTCGTCGTCGCCATGGCGGTCTCGCTCATGACGGGACTCGTCACGGGGGCGTGA
- a CDS encoding response regulator transcription factor, giving the protein MIVDDHEVVRRGIAEVVDRSEGLSVVAEAGSVAEGERRAALVRPQVILVDLQLPDGTGIDLITKLRASGSEARAIILTSFDDDRALAEALDAGAAAYLLKSVRGAEISDVIHAVAAGRVLLDERTVTRRRAEHEDPTADLTPSELRVVDLIGEGLSNREIAERLSVAEKTVKNHITSLLAKMGLQRRTQVAAWAASRKNREWAATDKN; this is encoded by the coding sequence ATGATCGTCGACGACCACGAGGTCGTCCGCCGCGGCATCGCCGAGGTCGTCGACAGGTCGGAGGGGCTGAGCGTCGTCGCCGAGGCTGGCTCGGTCGCCGAGGGCGAGCGCCGTGCGGCGCTCGTGCGCCCCCAGGTGATCCTCGTCGACCTGCAGCTGCCCGACGGCACCGGCATCGACCTCATCACGAAGCTGCGCGCAAGCGGCTCCGAGGCGCGCGCCATCATCCTCACGTCGTTCGACGACGACCGTGCGCTCGCCGAGGCACTCGATGCCGGGGCTGCCGCCTATCTCCTCAAGAGCGTGCGCGGCGCAGAGATCTCTGACGTCATCCACGCCGTCGCCGCGGGGCGCGTGCTGCTCGACGAGCGCACCGTGACGCGTCGTCGTGCCGAGCACGAGGACCCGACCGCCGACCTCACGCCGTCCGAGCTGCGCGTCGTCGACCTCATCGGCGAGGGCCTCTCCAACCGCGAGATCGCCGAACGCCTCTCGGTCGCCGAGAAGACGGTGAAGAACCACATCACGTCGCTCCTCGCGAAGATGGGTCTGCAGCGCCGCACGCAGGTCGCCGCGTGGGCCGCGAGCCGCAAGAACCGCGAGTGGGCGGCGACGGACAAGAACTGA
- the mutM gene encoding bifunctional DNA-formamidopyrimidine glycosylase/DNA-(apurinic or apyrimidinic site) lyase — protein sequence MPELPEVETVRDGLDRHVVGLTVARTEVFAHQSVRRHEGGGPDLVGRLAGLHLAAAVRRGKFLWLPLSDASGPTGEALLAHLGMSGQLLVADAPGPERRHLRARLHLDDGDRVLDLVDQRMFGYLTVTDLVATPDGLPGGLGSDAPFVPAPVGHVARDLLDPAVDARVLARAAKSRRTAVKRLLLDQTFVSGVGNIYADEALWRARVHHASPAQAVSVERLTDLFRAAHDVMTEALAVGGTSFDALYVNVNGESGYFARGLNAYGREGEPCARCGTPLRREAFTNRSSFFCPQCQRRR from the coding sequence GTGCCTGAGCTCCCCGAGGTCGAGACCGTCCGTGACGGTCTCGACCGTCACGTCGTCGGGCTCACCGTCGCGCGCACGGAGGTCTTCGCCCACCAGAGCGTGCGTCGCCACGAGGGTGGCGGCCCCGACCTCGTCGGTCGCCTCGCGGGTCTGCATCTCGCCGCCGCGGTGCGGCGCGGCAAGTTCCTGTGGCTGCCGCTGTCCGACGCCTCAGGCCCGACGGGGGAGGCGCTGCTCGCGCACCTCGGCATGTCGGGCCAGCTGCTCGTGGCCGACGCGCCCGGGCCTGAGCGCCGCCACCTGCGCGCCCGCCTGCACCTCGACGACGGCGACCGCGTGCTCGACCTCGTCGACCAGCGGATGTTCGGCTACCTCACGGTGACCGATCTCGTCGCGACGCCCGACGGCCTGCCGGGCGGGCTCGGCTCCGACGCGCCGTTCGTCCCCGCCCCCGTCGGGCACGTCGCACGCGACCTCCTCGACCCCGCGGTCGACGCGCGCGTCCTCGCGCGCGCCGCCAAGTCGCGCCGGACCGCCGTCAAGCGGCTGCTGCTCGACCAGACGTTCGTCTCGGGCGTCGGCAACATCTACGCGGACGAGGCCCTGTGGCGGGCACGCGTGCACCACGCGAGCCCTGCGCAGGCCGTGAGCGTCGAGCGTCTCACCGACCTCTTCCGGGCCGCGCACGACGTCATGACGGAAGCTCTTGCCGTCGGGGGTACGAGCTTCGACGCGCTCTACGTCAACGTCAACGGCGAGTCCGGCTACTTCGCGCGCGGTCTCAACGCCTACGGGCGCGAGGGCGAGCCGTGCGCGCGCTGCGGCACGCCGCTGCGACGCGAGGCGTTCACGAACCGCTCGTCGTTCTTCTGCCCGCAGTGCCAGCGGCGGCGGTGA
- the coaD gene encoding pantetheine-phosphate adenylyltransferase, with protein sequence MTIAVCPGSFDPFTLGHLDVVRRARRLVPEVVVGVARNSSKSALLTLDERLAVARAAVADLDGVRVEPVPGLLVDFCREQGATVVVKGLRGGADYDAEVPMALMNRHLAGVETVFVVGDGSLAHVASSLVKDVARFGGPIDDLVPPGVGDLVRAALERRADAAAAAAPLPTSTDRPTEEPR encoded by the coding sequence GTGACCATCGCCGTCTGCCCGGGCTCGTTCGATCCCTTCACCCTCGGACACCTCGACGTCGTCCGGCGCGCCCGCCGCCTCGTGCCCGAGGTCGTCGTCGGCGTCGCCCGCAACTCCTCGAAGTCGGCGCTCCTCACGCTCGACGAGCGTCTTGCCGTCGCCCGCGCTGCCGTCGCGGACCTCGACGGCGTGCGCGTCGAACCCGTGCCCGGCCTGCTCGTCGACTTCTGCCGGGAGCAGGGCGCAACCGTCGTCGTCAAGGGCCTGCGCGGAGGCGCCGACTACGACGCCGAGGTGCCGATGGCCCTCATGAACCGTCACCTCGCGGGCGTCGAGACAGTCTTCGTCGTCGGCGACGGATCGCTCGCGCACGTCGCGTCGTCCCTCGTCAAGGACGTCGCCCGTTTCGGCGGGCCGATCGACGACCTCGTCCCGCCGGGCGTCGGCGACCTCGTCCGCGCCGCGCTCGAGCGCCGGGCCGACGCAGCAGCCGCGGCCGCGCCGCTCCCCACCAGCACCGACCGACCCACCGAGGAGCCCCGATGA
- the rpmB gene encoding 50S ribosomal protein L28 codes for MAANCDVCAKGPSFGHSISHSHVRTKRRWNPNIQRIRAIVNGTPKRVNVCTSCLKAGKVQRPA; via the coding sequence GTGGCCGCCAACTGCGACGTCTGCGCCAAGGGTCCGAGCTTCGGGCACTCCATCTCGCACTCGCACGTGCGCACCAAGCGCCGCTGGAACCCGAACATCCAGCGCATCCGTGCGATCGTCAACGGCACGCCCAAGCGCGTGAACGTGTGCACCTCGTGCCTCAAGGCCGGCAAGGTCCAGCGCCCCGCCTGA